One window of Cryptococcus neoformans var. grubii H99 chromosome 11, complete sequence genomic DNA carries:
- a CDS encoding taurine dioxygenase, translated as MPVALAASTTNPIESIKAGLAAVDVNKETVFDLRAYSHFDSTPSIGTEFRDSSSKDGKPVLSIRDILGHDERLKALGRLVSERGVVFFRDAEISPEEQKELVEALGLHGGKPKTSGLHIHPLTLAGSELGDEISVISNQFVFDKNFQKSDDTVLKRPFGNALWHSDVTFEPHPSDYATLQIRTLPEVGGDTLWASAYEAYDRLSPAYKTFLEGLTATHIGQNFIDIACKTNATFREHRGAPENVGQHLSAVHPVIRTNPVTGWKGLFVNRVFTKRINELTPQESDRLLEFLFEHVDGNHDIQVRFRWEENNLAIWDNRSTFHAATYDLDTNVRVGTRSVSVGERPFYDPKSVGRREALYNEKAELEKARKAIGDVL; from the exons ATGCCTGTCGCCCTTGCCGCTTCCACAACCAACCCTATCGAGTCGATCAAGGCTGGCCTTGCTGCGGTCGATGTGAATAAGGAGACTGTGTTCGACCTTCGTGCATACTCTCACTTCGACTCCACTCCCAGTATTGGTACTGAGTTCCGagactcttcttccaaggACGGCAAGCCGGTCTTGAGCATTCGAGACATCTTGGGGCACGATGAACGATTGAAGGCCCTGGGTCGACTTGT TTCTGAACGAGGTGTTGTATTCTTCCGTGACGCCGAGATCTCCCCTgaggagcagaaggagcTTGTCGAGGCTCTTGGTCTCCATGGAGGAAAGCCCAAGACCAGCGGTCTACACATCCATCCTCTTACTCTTGCCGGCAGCGAGCTTGGCGATGAGATCAGTGTTATCTCTAACCAGTTCGTTTTCGACAAGAACTTCCAAAAAAGTGACGATACTGTTTTGAAAAGACCTTTCGGTAATGCTCTTTGG CATTCTGATGTTACCTTTGAACCCCACCCTTCTGACTACGCCACTCTTCAGATCAGGACCCTTCCCGAGGTCGGTG GTGACACTCTCTGGGCATCCGCTTATGAGGCATACGACCGCCTTTCCCCCGCATATAAGACCTTCCTTGAAGGTCTCACTGCCACCCATATCGGTCAAAATTTCATCGACATCGCATGCAAGACCAATGCCACCTTTCGAGAGCACCGAGGTGCCCCAGAGAACGTCGGCCAGCATTTGAGCGCTGTCCATCCTGTCATCAGGACCAATCCCGTCACCGGCTGGAAGGGCCTCTTTGTCAACCGAGTCTTTACCAAGAGAATCAACGAGTTGACTCCGCAAGAATCTGACCGCTTGCTCGAGTTCCTCTTTGAGCATGTCGACGGAAATCACGATATTCAGGTCCGATTCCGATGGGAGGAGAACAATCTT GCAATCTGGGACAACAGATCCACTTTCC ACGCAGCCACTTATGACCTGGATACGAACGTTCGAGTCGGGACCAGGTCTGTTTCCGTCGGTGAGAGGCCCTTCTACGATCCCAAGTCCGTAGGTCGTCGTGAAGCTCTTTATAATGAAAAGGCAGAGCTtgagaaggcaaggaaggcaaTCGGAGATGTGTTGTAA
- a CDS encoding major facilitator superfamily transporter, which produces MLRLPSALLSTLLLSSSVLLRSHAFRVPISDTDSLREVCSGMYGGKDAYIEVDFDQTSSGQVALIIYEWNDVQYLGAQIGDEARTYICTTSAVRSGLCSNSQLGSFLTSFPDDVSPESSSIFTTPLKFSNDYTPIPTTDEDGNNTLPTENEDQEETPTEVAEGSVQAIDSVDANMDEDVDDQEEAEQVEGLAEALGDGWQKRQVGDILNDIVTSVAVSDDESTEDSGDWTETGSSTTADSDSTSAAPVSVPIFSAPITYAVPKTGYYCVGIVPVTLVNSRDDVRERQATHAEYSGMVLFRNNFVGELPAVEYPKIHFYFALSIVYFVLGCGWAYLCSKHHRELLPMQYYISGTIVFLIIEMLAQFAYYRYINKHGGGTASLAFLFVIAVLNAARNSLSFFLLLIVCMGLSVVTHSLGSVMNKVRLLTVLHFIFGVLYSVGTVEVELDEASLFTVLLLIFPLSITLTAFLMWIIVSLNGTIMHLQARKQRHKLQMFQRLWRILVISVIAVAAFFVVSSMSLSNRMNEDYTPNSWRYRWILLDGSLATIYLCAFTAIAYLWRPTRDNVRFSMSQELAQDEAEADAEDYEIDALENGRGRGLGGHQQLSQHDGEDYGEDERKGLVRNGVGEENVVFAMGDDSDEEEDHVHGHGRTEYRDSGEVRGSNEARSKNRGKDD; this is translated from the exons ATGCTCAGACTTCCGTCCGCCCTCCTATctactctcctcctttcctcaaGTGTCCTTCTACGCAGCCATGCCTTCCGAG TTCCTATCAGTGACACAGATTCGCTGCGCGAAGTATGCTCTGGTATGTATGGGGGCAAAGATGCCTATATAGAAG TTGATTTTGATCAAACATCATCTGGGCAAGTTGCTCTGATAATTTACGAGTGGAATGATGTCCAGTACCTAGGAGCGCAAATTGGAGACGAGGCT AGGACATACATCTGTACAACTTCTGCCGTCCGATCCGGTCTTTGCTCCAATTCCCAGCTCGGTTCCTTCCTTACATCCTTCCCCGACGACGTCTCCCCTGAGTCGTCAAGTATCTTCACAACGCCTCTCAAATTCTCGAACGACTATACTCCAATTCCGACAACCGACGAAGATGGTAATAACACCTTGCCGACCGAAAATGAAGACCAAGAGGAAACTCCTACTGAAGTCGCTGAGGGGTCCGTTCAGGCGATTGACTCAGTAGACGCTAAtatggatgaagatgtggatgatcaggaagaagctgaacaGGTTGAAGGGTTGGCTGAAGCtttgggagatggatggcAAAAGAGACAGGTGGGGGATATCTTGAACGACATTGTAACGAGTGTGGCAGTTTCCGATGATGAATCGACTGAGGACTCTGGAGATTGGACGGAAACCGGATCGTCCACCACGGCCGATTCAGACTCTACCTCCGCGGCCCCGGTATCGGTCCCTATTTTCAGTGCTCCCATCACTTATGCTGTTCCCAAGACCGGATACTACTGCGTGGGGATTGTTCCTGTCACCCTTGTCAACTCCAGAGACGACGTCCGAGAACGACAAGCTACTCATGCCGAGTACTCCGGTATGGTGTTGTTCCGCAACAACTTTGTTGGGGAGCTGCCAGCTGTGGAGTACCCCAAGATTCAC TTCTATTTCGCTTTGAGCATCGTGTATTTCGTCCTTGGATGTGGGTGGGCGTACCTCTGCAGCAAACACCATCGGGAACTCCT CCCTATGCAGTACTACATCTCCGGCACCATTgtctttctcatcatcgaAATGCTCGCCCAATTCGCATACTACCGCTATATTAACAAGCACGGCGGAGGTACAGCCTCCCTCGCTTTCCTTTTCGTGATCGCCGTTTTGAATGCCGCTCGAAACTCTCTCagtttcttcctcttgctcaTTGTCTGCATGGGTCTGTCTGTGGTCACTCATAGTTTAGGTAGTGTTATGAACAAGGTTAGGTTGTTGACTGTCTTGCACTTTATTTTTGGTG TGTTATACTCTGTGGGGACTGTTGaagttgagcttgac GAAGCATCCCTGTTCaccgtccttcttctcatcttcccccttTCAATCACTCTCACCGCATTCCTTATGTGGATTATCGTCAGTCTCAATG GTACCATCATgcatcttcaagctcgtAAACAACGTCACAAGCTTCAAATGTTCCAACGTCTCTGGCGAATCTTGGTTATTAGCGTTATCGCCGTTGCTGCCTTCTTTGTCGTGTCTAGTATGAGCTTGTCAAACAGGATGAACGAAG ATTATACTCCTAATAGCTGGAGATATAGATGGATCTTGTTGGATGGTTCTCTGGCTACCATATACCTATGCGCTTTCACAGCCATTGCTTACTTATGGCGTCCA ACTCGAGACAACGTTCGTTTCTCCATGTCACAAGAACTCGCGCAAGATGAAGCCGAAGCAGATGCTGAAGATTACGAAATCGATGCGCTCGAGAACGGACGTGGTCGAGGCCTTGGCGGACACCAGCAGCTTTCCCAGCACGATGGTGAGGATTATGGCGAGGATGAACGAAAGGGGCTCGTGAGAAATGGGGTAGGGGAGGAAAATGTGGTCTTTGCGATGGGGGATgatagtgatgaggaagaagatcatgTGCATGGACATGGGAGGACAGAGTACAGGGATAGCGGAGAGGTTAGAGGGAGTAATGAGGCGAGAAGCAAGAATCGTGGAAAAGATGATtag
- a CDS encoding protein CGI121 — translation METYAYPAFPQQYSNIHIALFKNVTNAPQIRKRLIEASQMTGPEGDKAREEVDFGFVEANLLVSKEHLLIAILSTLLYAFPSTDPAPTDPPPLSDIINPDVSSLSLSSSSESRQPRTRSHNLHSELLLLLSPNNNITDSIRRHGVSDSTTNLAVVKFGKRGDKVEEVYEAMKNVVEGELTGWEGVSEGTDWARVDKIYKLNELNALKTADMIEKKRAAVVSTVAVKNVI, via the exons ATGGAGACATACGCTTATCCCGCCTTTCCACAACAGTACAGCAATATCCACATCGCGCTTTTCAAGAATGTCACCAACGCGCCTCAGATCAGAAAACGGCTCATCGAAGCATCCCAAATGACCGGCCCAGAGGGCGACAAGGcaagggaagaggttgacTTTGGGTTTGTAGAAGCTAACTTG TTGGTCTCGAAAGAACATCTCTTGATTGCTATCCTCTCAACACTCCTCTATGCTTTTCCTTCTACTGATCCTGCTCCTACCgatcctcctcccctctcTGACATCATCAATCCGGatgtttcttctctttccctttcctcttcctccgaatCTCGACAACCCAGAACACGGTCACACAACCTCCATTCTGAgctgctcctccttctctcgccGAATAATAACATTACTGACTCTATTCGGCGGCACGGTGTATCTGATAGTACTACCAACCTGGCTGTGGTAAAGTTCGGGAAGCGAGGAGAtaaggtggaggaagtgtATGAGGCGATGAAGAACGTTGTAGAGGGGGAGTTGACTGGGTGGGAAGGAGTTAGTGAGGGGACTGATTGGGCGAGGGTGGATAAG ATATACAAACTAAATGAGCTGAATGCTCTCAAGACGGCAGATATGATCGAAAAGAAACGGGCAGCAGTTGTCAGCACTGTTGCCGTCAAGAACGTCATTTAG